The following proteins come from a genomic window of Canis lupus dingo isolate Sandy chromosome 20, ASM325472v2, whole genome shotgun sequence:
- the UBL5 gene encoding ubiquitin-like protein 5, translating to MIEVVCNDRLGKKVRVKCNTDDTIGDLKKLIAAQTGTRWNKIVLKKWYTIFKDHVSLGDYEIHDGMNLELYYQ from the exons ATGATCGAGGTTGTTTGCAACGACCGTCTAGGGAAGAAGGTCCGCGTTAAGTGCAA CACTGATGACACCATCGGGGACCTTAAGAAGCTGATCGCAGCCCAAACTGGCACCCGTTGGAACAAGATCGTCCTGAAGAAGTG GTACACGATTTTCAAGGACCACGTGTCTTTGGGGGACT ATGAAATCCACGATGGGATGAACCTGGAGCTTTATTACCAATAG
- the FBXL12 gene encoding F-box/LRR-repeat protein 12, producing the protein MATLADLPDSVLLEIFSYLPVRDRIRISRVCHRWKRLVDDRWLWRHVDLTLYTMRPKVMWHLLRRYMASRLYSLRMGGYLFSGSQAPQLSPALMRALGQKCPNLKRLCLHVADLSMVPITSLPCTLRTLELHSCEISMAWLLKEQDPTVLPLLECIVLDRVPAFRDEHLQGLTRFRALRSLVLGGTYRVTETGLDAGLQELSYLQRLEVLGCTLSADSTLLAISRHLRDVRKIRLTVRGLSAPGLSVLEGMPALESLCLLGPLITPEMPSPAEILSSCLTMPKLRVLELQGLGWEGQEAERILCKGLPHCMVIVRACPKESMDWWM; encoded by the exons ATGGCGACTTTGGCCGACCTGCCGGACTCAGTCCTGTTGGAGATCTTCTCCTACCTCCCGGTCCGGGACCGGATCCGCATCTCCAG ggtTTGTCACCGCTGGAAGAGGCTGGTGGACGACCGGTGGCTCTGGCGACATGTCGACCTGACGCTGTACACG ATGCGGCCTAAGGTCATGTGGCACCTCCTTCGCAGGTACATGGCATCCCGGCTCTATTCCCTACGGATGGGTGGCTACCTGTTCTCAGGCTCCCAGGCCCCCCAGCTGTCCCCTGCCTTGATGAGGGCCCTGGGCCAGAAGTGCCCTAACCTGAAGCGCCTCTGCTTACACGTGGCCGACCTGAGCATGGTGCCCATCACCAGCCTGCCCTGCACCCTGAGGACCCTGGAGCTGCACAGCTGTGAGATCTCCATGGCCTGGCTCCTGAAGGAGCAGGACCCCACTGTACTGCCCTTGCTTGAGTGCATCGTGCTAGACCGCGTCCCTGCCTTCCGAGATGAGCACCTGCAGGGCCTGACACGTTTCCGTGCTCTTCGGTCATTGGTGCTTGGCGGCACATACCGTGTGACAGAGACAGGGCTAGATGCAGGCCTCCAGGAGCTGAGCTACCTGCAGAGGCTGGAGGTGCTGGGTTGTACCCTCTCGGCTGACAGTACCCTCCTGGCCATCAGCCGCCACCTCCGAGATGTGCGGAAGATCCGGTTGACCGTGAGGGGCCTCTCTGCCCCTGGCCTGTCAGTCTTGGAGGGCATGCCAGCCCTGGAGAGTCTGTGCTTGCTAGGCCCTCTCATCACCCCAGAAATGCCTTCCCCAGCTGAaatcctctcctcctgcctcaccATGCCCAAGCTCAGGGTTCTTGagctgcaggggctggggtgggagggtcaGGAGGCTGAGAGGATCCTGTGTAAGGGGTTGCCCCACTGTATGGTCATTGTCAGGGCCTGCCCCAAAGAGTCCATGGACTGGTGGATGTAA